A stretch of Carya illinoinensis cultivar Pawnee chromosome 14, C.illinoinensisPawnee_v1, whole genome shotgun sequence DNA encodes these proteins:
- the LOC122294426 gene encoding uncharacterized protein LOC122294426, giving the protein MGRLHLSRSLVSPGSHSATSFSETASSGGLIQALVETVEDGSPQCKEHAVGILLLIRQGCRERYRGLILREGVMPGLLQLSVDGTWRAKNAARELLLLLRDCSSNGSSSEQPKHELIEQIMQEIDARGGH; this is encoded by the exons ATGGGTCGTCTccatctctctcgctctcttgTGTCGCCAGGGTCCCATTCCGCAACCAG CTTTAGTGAAACTGCTAGCTCAGGCGGTTTGATTCAAGCATTAGTCGAGACTGTTGAGGATGGTTCTCCACAATGCAAAGAGCACGCAGTGGGAATCCTCCTCCTCATTCGCCAGGGCTGTAGAGAAAGATACAGAGGGTTGATTCTAAGGGAGGGAGTGATGCCAGGGCTGCTTCAGTTGAGTGTAGATGGGACATGGAGGGCTAAAAATGCAGCTAGAGAATTGCTATTGCTTTTGAGGGATTGCTCGAGTAATGGTTCAAGTAGTGAGCAACCAAAACATGAGCTTATAGAGCAGATTATGCAAGAAATTGATGCTAGGGGAGGACATTGA
- the LOC122294425 gene encoding putative disease resistance protein RGA1, with amino-acid sequence MINLGVCEAIFSSLKSLRVLDLHGKGLHIVLSSICKLKHLRYLDLSWNYQIEKLPDSITRLPNLHTLRLSYCNGLKELPRGITKLVNLRHRYNDGCENLTYMPRGLGQLTGLQTLSKFVVHFDSAPKDGGRLSELNRLYSIRLGELKISELRHGEDVAKDANLKKNEHLQVLRLRWSTKNVDAQDEKASEGLEPLPNLKKLYIDYYGGVRVPMWLLSLANLIHLSLGNCRKLKYLQPSSRLRSLKSLYLNCPDEMEYVSDCSDNNDFSSSSSSALIEFFPSLEVIRLQWCPNLKGWWRTSDSSLLPSFPRLSNLTIRESLC; translated from the coding sequence ATGATAAATTTGGGGGTTTGTGAAGCAATCTTTTCAAGTTTGAAGTCCTTGCGCGTGTTGGATCTACATGGAAAAGGATTACATATAGTACTGAGTTCTATATGTAAGTTAAAGCATTTAAGATATCTTGATCTTTCATGGAATTATCAAATTGAGAAGCTACCCGATTCGATAACTAGGTTGCCAAATTTGCATACACTAAGACTTTCTTATTGTAATGGGCTTAAAGAATTGCCTAGAGGAATTACAAAATTAGTGAACCTCAGGCATCGTTACAATGATGGATGTGAGAATTTGACTTATATGCCACGTGGATTGGGGCAATTGACAGGTCTCCAAACATTATCTAAGTTTGTTGTCCACTTTGATTCGGCCCCAAAGGATGGTGGCCGGTTAAGTGAGCTGAACAGACTATATAGTATAAGACTCGGAGAGTTGAAGATTAGCGAATTGAGGCATGGGGAAGACGTCGCAAAGGATGCaaatctaaagaagaatgaACATCTTCAGGTCTTGCGTTTACGTTGGAGCACAAAAAATGTTGATGCACAAGATGAAAAGGCATCGGAAGGCTTGGAACCTCTGCCAAATCTTAAAAAACTGTATATAGATTATTATGGGGGTGTGAGGGTTCCGATGTGGCTTTTGTCACTAGCAAATCTTATTCACTTGAGTTTAGGGAATTGTAGGAAATTGAAATATTTGCAGCCATCGAGTCGACTACGCTCTCTTAAGAGTCTTTATCTGAATTGCCCTGATGAAATGGAGTATGTATCAGATTGTAGTGACAACAAtgacttttcttcttcttcttcgtcggCTTTAATTGAATTCTTCCCATCTCTGGAGGTAATTAGACTCCAATGGTGCCCCAATCTCAAGGGTTGGTGGAGGACGAGTGATTCTTCACTACTCCCTTCTTTTCCTCGTCTTTCAAATTTAACAATACGGGAGTCCCTATGTTGA